TGGCCCGAGGCGAAGTTCGACCTCCTGGAGCGATCGCTGGCGGAGATCGGCCTCGGCAGCTTACGATTCATCGAGCCTCGCCCCGGGGAGAGCGATCGGCGCTTTCCGGGCCCGGGTCCCGTTCGCGCGGGACTGCGGGAGCTCAAGGCCCTGGCTAGTCGCTGCAAGGCCCTTGTGACGAACGACTCGGGCGTCATGCACCTGGCGGTGGGGCTTGGGGTCCCCGTGGTCGCCATCTTCGGTTCGACCGTGACGAATCTGGGGTTCGGGCCGCTGGGGGAGCGCGACGTGGTGGTCGAGAGAGATCTAGCCTGCCGCCCCTGCGCAGTCCATGGCGCGCGCTACTGCTGGCAGGGGCACGAGAGGTGTCTACGGGAGATCGAGCCGCGGGATGTCCAAGCAGCGGTCGTGCGCATCCTTGGACGGAGCCCGCTGAAATGACCGGCGGGGGACCGCTGGAGATCGCCGGCGCCATCCGCCGCCTGCAGCCGGAAGTGGTTGCCAAGATCGCGGCCGGCGAGGTGATTCTCCGCCCCGTCTCGGTGGCGAAGGAGCCGCTCGAGAACGCCCTGGACGCCGGAGCGACGCAGGTCGAGGTCGAGATCAGAGAGGCCGCCGATCGATTCCTCTCGGTCGCGGACGATGGGCGCGGCATGGCGCGGGAAGACTGCCTTCTTTCGGTCGAGCGGCACGCGACCAGCAAGCTCGTCGAAGAGAACGATCTGCTCAATGTGCGGACGCTCGGCTTCCGCGGGGAAGCGCTCGCCTCGATCGCCCGGGTCGCCCGTCTTCGCGTTCTGACTTCGCCTGATGGAATCGCGGGAAGCGACCTGCGAGTCCGGGGGGGGGTGCAGGAGTCGATCCGCCCCGCCGCGCGCGGGCGTGGCACGACCGTCGAGGTTGAGGATCTCTTCTTCAACAGTCCGGTTCGAAAGAGATTCCTTCGTTCTCCCGCAAGCGAGATCCGGCTGGTGCAGCGCCTCGTCGCCGCCTATGCCCTCGGACGTTCCGATCTCTCCTTCCGCCTGATCGTCGACGGCAAGGCAGCGATCGATTACCCGGCGGTCTCCGGCGAGACTCGCCTCGAGCAGGTCTACGGCGCGCGTTTTCGAGAGAAGGTTTTGCCGCTGCGGGGAGATCATCCCCGGCTGCGCATCGGCGGGTGGGTTGGAATCCCGGAGCAGGCCAGAAGCGGCGCCCAGGGGCAGACCGTCCTCGTGAACGGCCGATGGGTGACGCATCCCGCCCTGGGACAGGCGCTTCGGCAGGGGTTCGGGGACCTCATCCCGGCAGGCAAGAGCCCCTTCGCCGTCCTCCTCATCGAAGCCCCCGAAGGCAGCGTCGATGTCAACATCCATCCGACGAAGCGCGAGATCCGCTTCCACGACGAGGGTCTTGTCTTCGCGGAGGTGGTTCGGACCGTCAAGGAAGCGACCCGCCGGTTGATTCCCGCGG
The Candidatus Eisenbacteria bacterium genome window above contains:
- the mutL gene encoding DNA mismatch repair endonuclease MutL, with protein sequence MTGGGPLEIAGAIRRLQPEVVAKIAAGEVILRPVSVAKEPLENALDAGATQVEVEIREAADRFLSVADDGRGMAREDCLLSVERHATSKLVEENDLLNVRTLGFRGEALASIARVARLRVLTSPDGIAGSDLRVRGGVQESIRPAARGRGTTVEVEDLFFNSPVRKRFLRSPASEIRLVQRLVAAYALGRSDLSFRLIVDGKAAIDYPAVSGETRLEQVYGARFREKVLPLRGDHPRLRIGGWVGIPEQARSGAQGQTVLVNGRWVTHPALGQALRQGFGDLIPAGKSPFAVLLIEAPEGSVDVNIHPTKREIRFHDEGLVFAEVVRTVKEATRRLIPAVSTGGTTTGPTGGWAPGAWRPDDEAISGSASASMLDLIYAPHVLRTRSETASAPLVRDAA